Sequence from the Pan paniscus chromosome 4, NHGRI_mPanPan1-v2.0_pri, whole genome shotgun sequence genome:
gtcaaggctgcagttctCATCTGTCGTTGGGGATCCTCTTCTAAGCTTACTGAttattggcagaattcatttccttgaagCTATAGGACTGATGTCCCCATCTTCCTGCTAGTTTTTGGCTGAGAATTACTCAGTTCCCAGAGGCTACCCAGTTTCTTGCCATGTGGTTCCACTAGGCAATTCACATGATGCTTGCTTTCTTCCAGGCTTGCTAGAGAACGTCTCTCTACTTTCCTCTTTATAACTAACCAGAGAGaattctctgcttttaaagggCTCACCCAGTTATGTCAGGCCCAGCCAGGATAAtttcccttttgccatataatgtAACATAATCACAGCAGTGATATTTCCACCCACACTCAAAGGGACAGGGAATTATCCAAGAGTGGGGATCACTGGGGTTATCCTAGAATTCTGCCCACCCCAGGGTTCAATAtttatgtcaaataaatattcCAGAAATTTGTAAATGATAAACACTGCTATTCAATTGCtaagattttgttcttttctttttctttctttcttttttttttttttaagagacacagtctcactgtgttgctcaggctggactcaaacttctgggctcttctgcctcagcctctcaagtagctgggactataggcatgtaccactgtaCTCAGCTTAAAAGGCTTTTTAAGTTGCTTCCAGATTTGTGTTGGATCCAAAATGGTTGGGGATGCTGTATGTGAGATAACAGGAGCCCCCTGCAATGAGTCCAGAGAGTACTGGAAATCTGGGGCTGTGGGGCAGGACCTGGCCTGCCAActgactggctgtgtgaccttgggttacGTCCCTGATACTCTCTGAATTTCAGATTTCTCCTCGTATATAAAATGGGAGTGGGACTAGACAATGTCTAAGGTCAGCTAGCTCTAGTATTCTACACTAAGACTGAATCATCCTGATCAAATTAAAATCTAGTGACTCACAATATCCAAATTCAttcaaatagtttaaaaaataatttcattatacATGGAATTGCAGTGGTAAGATTTTAAGAGGAAAGACAAAGTTTTGTTTTCAAGTGAATCCATTTCTACACTGGCTTAATCTGACTAAATATAAATAAGGGTATGCAAATACATTTCTAACACTTTACATAGAATGGCAAAGAGTATTTTATCTTTAGATGACATATTTAGGAGTGACTTTTTCCAAGATATTAAAATCTGACTTAAAAAAACCTACTGTCTTAAAATAAGTTGAATTAACTCAATTGATGGTAACTGAATAACTATGAAAGGCAGTCCTCAAATACTACAAATCAATTCAATGACTGTGTAGAGAATGTTgagatttttatatacattttaggagtttaagtttttcttttgtttttctcaaatgATGCCTCTTTGGCTAGGATAATAATTCTCTTCTACTCAACAAAAATGAACTCTAATTTTAAACAGGTATTATTAAATCCCACTGAATAGGCTTCATGCAGATGTATTCCTTAAAACATCGCTTTATTGACCGTGCACAGTTATTAACAATTCACATTTCACTTTATCTACTGAGTGGAAgagcatttattctttcattaaaaagttAAGCCCTCCGGGGCAGCAGCAGGAATGCAGAACCTTCTTCCTATAAATGGCATTGCCCAGTGACTGTGAAGTGCTTCTCTATTAATACAAAAAGGATAAATAAGACAAATGgacttctccctccctccatcatcTCCCTCCCTGCTAATATGctcttcttattttataaaatgccatTAAGCAAACAGTTCCCACACTGATACTTCCATCAACCAAAAGGGGAATGTCAACATTTATTTGGCACCACTGAATTCAGAACATCCTTAGGGCTCTGTACAAGTGACAAAATGAGTATCAGGCCATGGTCATTTCCTTAGGAAGATGCTTTATGGGAAGAGAGGGTGGAAAATCATGAGGGCATCAGTCAGCCTCCAGTACTTTGCTGCTCAAGTTTCAGGAGCTGTTTTTCAAGTTTTGAGGTGTTTACTCGATGCATCATCAGAAACTGGCCATTCAAGTGAAAGACAGGAATATCAAATTTATACCTTTCATACCAGACAGAGTTTTCTGGAAGTGTGATGTTCACCTCCTGTAAAATGAACTGAAACAGAGACAGACTAAAGCTCTGTATTTTAGACCATGGGGTGATGTAACAACTGCAGTGATAAACTGATCCCCAGACCATTTCTAATGCCATTTTTCTtatagttgtttgtttgttttaggtcCACAGTGATCTAATGTCCCTGATTTCCAAAACTTGACTGGTTTCATTATATTCTCTACTTCCTGATCTTGCTGCTTTTCTGTTACCCTTGTTACATTCAGCATCAGGACAGTACTCAGttccaatgaaataaaacatgtcCCAGTTGGGAAGCTGACTGAGAATCAGGACAGAAACGTTTTGGTTACAGGAACTGGAAAGGTGTGATGGTGTGTTACATGAAAACACATCGGTGCAAACTGCAAAACAAGATAAAAGGAATGGGgcaaaagtttaaagaaaacatgAATGCTGCACCTGCTAGTTAACTTTGACTCAGTAAGAGCCAGAGTAAGAAAACCAGTACTGCTCAGAGGAAAACACTTAGGTGTAATGAGTTTTATGGTAATAAGCACTAAACTCTCTctctgaagaacagaaagaaaatttaaaagaaaaatcgtTTAATCTCTTTTCCTAAAGGAAGGATCCAGGCAGATACTTTATACCACATCTAATATGCGATCCATATACATAAAAGCCACACTGTATTATATTACCCTGTTTTCATAAGGCTTGAGTACTTCCTTGGCTTCATCACAAAGGGGGCATGGGTcctacaggaagaaaaaaaaaaccaagcgaTTAAACCCAAAGAATGGCATTTGcccttacaaaaacaaaacaaaacaaaaaacccataagAGGAAGattatacttattttaaagaatagtttTCTACCACGTTagttacactgtttttccaaagtAAAACACTACCATAGAACCTTATAAATAACTAATATTTCATAGGCTCTGTgcatttttttggttgttttgttctGATTTTTCTCCATAAATCAAGCCATCtatctatgtgtatataatacatacacataGACGTTTCTCTTTTTCACTGATCTAAGGGCTTTGTCCTTCCTAGGTCAGGTGCACCCTTGTGGCCTCATACAGTTGGCCTGGCTGACACCACGAGGATGGCTTAAAGTCTGCTCTGACTGAAAAGCACTGAGGCTTGCCAGCCTGTTTTTCCTAATCAGTCCACAGGAAGAAACCCATTAGGATGGAGTTAGATAGTAATTgcctcatctttaaaaagtaaaacaaatctcTATTCACTTCAGATGATTATTGCACCGCCTGTTTTCTCATTACAAGTGTCAACAAGAGGTTTCCTGGACAAATTCTCCACCTGAAGAGCAAACAACTTTTAGTGTCCATTGTTTGCACTCATAAACCATCTAGCGGAGAAGTCTGTTGAGAATActatggattttatttattttattttatttttttcccactttctcctatatttttttattatacttatattatatatgttatatatattatacttttttattatactttaagttctagggtacatgtgcacaacgtgccgttttgttacatatgtatacatgtgccatgttggtttgctgcacccatcaactagtcatttacattaggtatttctcctaatgctatccctccctgctccccgcaccccacgacaggccccggtgtgtgatgttccacaccctgtgtccaagtgttctcattgttcaattcccacctatgagtgagaacacgctgtgtttggttttctgtccatgCGACAGTTTGCTCCAAAtcttggtttccagcttcatccatgtccctacaaaggacatgaactcatccttttttatggctgcatagtattccatggtgtaaatgtgccatattttcttaatccagtctatcattgatggacattggggttggttccaagtctttgctattgtgaacagtgtcgcaataaacatacctgtgcatgtgtctttagagtagcatgatttataatcctttgattTATAATTGGCTTATCATGTTATTATTAGCATTAGCAATACACAGATTATGGGTAGTTTGTAATGTTTTAAGATAATCATCCTAAAATTTTCAGAGAAGGTTTCAAAAAGTCAACACAGgatcttaaaagcaaaaaaacccaAGAACATGCTAAATTACAGAAGTACCAAATGTgctaaaattttgcttttatattaagAATTTTAGAAGAATCTagattgggttttttgttttgttttgttttttagatctGGGGTCCACAGAAGTCTATGCAAATTATACctgaaaatatgtgtatatatttttatatata
This genomic interval carries:
- the C4H5orf63 gene encoding glutaredoxin-like protein C5orf63 homolog isoform X7, which codes for MLWFQGNSMQLARSSFGLFLRNCSASKTTLPVLTLFTKDPCPLCDEAKEVLKPYENRFILQEVNITLPENSVWYERYKFDIPVFHLNGQFLMMHRVNTSKLEKQLLKLEQQSTGG